A window from Bacteroidota bacterium encodes these proteins:
- a CDS encoding DUF2461 domain-containing protein gives MPLTDFPPFPGFRAEGLAFLRALKQRNERDWFKPRKQTFDDELQWPMRCLVADFARRAPLHGLPLTADPKRSLFRIYRDTRFSKNKQPYKTHVSAVLSRSGGRKDPGSVYLHVEPGASFIAGGYWRPETALVRRWRARMVADPGGFLEMTGAMEAAGLPVSARESLKRMPRGFEAEPDSEIAEWLKAKSLIVQRAVRDDELGDPAFTDTVVETARAMLPLLAFGWEAMEPA, from the coding sequence ATGCCGCTGACCGACTTCCCACCCTTCCCCGGCTTCCGCGCCGAGGGCCTCGCCTTCCTCCGCGCCCTCAAGCAGCGCAACGAGCGCGACTGGTTCAAGCCCCGCAAGCAGACCTTCGACGACGAACTGCAGTGGCCCATGCGCTGCCTCGTCGCCGACTTCGCCCGGCGCGCGCCGCTCCACGGCCTCCCGCTCACCGCCGACCCCAAGCGGTCGCTGTTCCGCATCTACCGCGACACGCGGTTCTCGAAGAACAAGCAGCCGTACAAGACCCACGTCTCGGCCGTCCTCTCGCGCAGCGGTGGGCGCAAGGACCCCGGCAGCGTCTACCTCCACGTCGAGCCGGGTGCGTCGTTCATCGCTGGCGGCTACTGGCGGCCCGAGACCGCCCTCGTCCGCCGCTGGCGCGCGCGCATGGTCGCCGACCCCGGCGGCTTTCTGGAGATGACCGGTGCGATGGAGGCGGCGGGTCTCCCCGTCTCGGCGCGGGAGTCGCTCAAGCGGATGCCGCGCGGCTTCGAGGCCGAGCCGGACTCCGAGATCGCCGAGTGGCTGAAGGCGAAGTCACTCATCGTCCAGCGCGCCGTGCGCGACGACGAACTCGGCGACCCGGCGTTTACGGATACCGTCGTCGAGACGGCGCGCGCGATGCTGCCGCTGCTGGCCTTCGGCTGGGAGGCGATGGAGCCGGCGTGA